A portion of the Lathamus discolor isolate bLatDis1 chromosome 5, bLatDis1.hap1, whole genome shotgun sequence genome contains these proteins:
- the CENPO gene encoding centromere protein O, whose product MDKGNVTAWDGVLAHLEMLEVRAHEAAMKQQEKELQEEKLARLKARVKELRLQRDELRAKVDLQEKKQLENEGATSDPAQASPKTVLQWKIKSLQSMLQVFYLTGISGKLTRQGVCFCISTAYEGTYLDSYYLDLLTKSEVQIYRHSVPPFIPLEQIAKQYLQTDIRRFLSVLSDHLNAYVGRRYQADQLQEHFSDQIKGTLQRNSLCNLLVFTYNLPSENKTFPFNMRLLYGDLCRSLPTEVVVSCTPDAPASLTETATAHSDLFRRVPLHKAFRSFSSAGETLDGTP is encoded by the exons ATGGACAAAGGGAATGTGACCGCATGGGATG gagTGCTTGCTCACCTGGAAATGCTGGAGGTGCGGGCTCATGAGGCAGCCATGAAGCAACAGGAAAAGGAGCTGCAAGAAGAGAAGCTTGCCAGGCTGAAAGCGAGAGTGAAGGAGCTGAGACTCCAGAGGGATGAGCTACGGGCTAAAGTGGATCTGCAGGAAAAGAAG CAACTTGAGAATGAAGGAGCCACATCAGATCCAGCACAGGCCAGTCCTAAGACTGTTTTACAGTGGAAGATAAAAAGCCTCCAGTCCATGCTGCAGGTCTTTTACCTCACAG GGATCAGTGGGAAGCTGACCAGGCAGGGAGTGTGCTTCTGCATCAGCACAGCTTACGAGGGCACCTACTTGGATTCTTACTACCTGGACCTGCTCACCAAGTCAGAAGTGCAGATTTACCGCCACTCTGTCCCCCCCTTCATCCCCCTGGAGCAGATCGCCAAGCAGTACTTACAGACGGACATCAGGCGCTTCTTGTCTGTCTTGTCCGACCACCTGAATGCTTATGTTGGGAGGAGGTACCAAGCAGACCAGTTACAG GAACACTTTTCAGACCAGATAAAAGGAACCTTGCAGAGAAACTCCTTGTGTAACTTGCTGGTCTTTACTTACAACTTGCCAAGTGAAAACAAGACCTTTCCATTCAACATGAGGCTGCTTTATGGTGATCTCTGTCGCAGCCTCCCCACTGAAGTCGTCGTTTCCTGCACAC CGGACGCTCCCGCCTCTCTAACAGAGACTGCCACAGCTCACTCGGACCTGTTCCGCCGCGTGCCCCTGCACAAAGCCTTCCGCTCCTTCAGCAGTGCAGGAGAAACCCTGGATGGGACACCCTGA